A single Salmo trutta chromosome 14, fSalTru1.1, whole genome shotgun sequence DNA region contains:
- the LOC115207171 gene encoding amphoterin-induced protein 3-like: MFWSQSVAAPLVLVLNPLLLVLLLQQQVAEAEVWAEDEVWAEAETGADAGVGARVWADAGVGGEVGAKAGVGTDAGVGAEAGAEAGVGVWVDAGVGAETGAEAGVGGEAVAEAGVVAEVGAKAGVRTDSGVGAGVRAKAEFRAEAGVGAGAETVTVTEAGVGAEAWVGADSGVGAGVRAKAGVGAEAGDDTGPGAEASFGTCLAGVGASEAGDVAEVGASEAEAEVSSCPKGCLCCSDILSCADQGLKALPSKLHAYITTLDLNYNHLTELKEGSFATLPRLESLRLAHNRLKCLEAGTFRNSSSLRQLDLSSNQLDKVDVHYFLELTGLEELLLFNNRIVRVESKALAALGNLRKAYISHNHLTDFPFFSIQEDSHPFLATMDLSSNSMSKLPLVDIETLPAALQSGLFLHNNTLICECEMYNMFRRWELKGFTSIRDFREEYTCLVYGERKASVKFFQHRRFFELNLNCSSAVAGVVREPEGSMLVYEGDGVVLDCHTTLRGQHLTYLWVSPHHGAGAPPENNGTLRMHANGSLEIVSAQAEDSGVYWCKVFDTVKRNESWEVNVTVLMRHDEAEPFNTGFTTLIGCVTTLVLVLMYLYLTPCRCWCRKQPPPPGTPSPANDQCSAQSSILTPPPLTTTEGPGRKMCQATFTITDQTSRLGTWNNLPSPR, from the coding sequence ATGTTCTGGTCTCAGAGTGTAGCTGCCCCTCTGGTGCTGGTGTTGAACCCTCTCCTCCTAGTGTTGCTGCTGCAACAGCAGGTAGCTGAAGCTGAGGTCTGGGCTGAGGATGAGGTCTGGGCTGAGGCCGAGACGGGGGCTGATGCTGGGGTTGGGGCTAGGGTCTGGGCTGATGCTGGGGTTGGGGGTGAGGTCGGGGCTAAGGCTGGGGTCGGGACTGATGCTGGGGTCGGGGCTGAGGCCGGGGCTGAGGCCGGGGTTGGGGTCTGGGTTGATGCTGGAGTTGGGGCTGAGACCGGGGCTGAGGCCGGGGTCGGGGGTGAAGCTGTGGCTGAGGCTGGGGTCGTGGCTGAGGTCGGGGCTAAGGCTGGGGTCAGGACTGAttctggggttggggctggggtcaGGGCTAAGGCTGAGTTCAGAGCTGAGGCTGGGGTTGGAGCTGGGGCtgagactgtgactgtgactgagGCTGGGGTCGGGGCTGAGGCTTGGGTCGGAGCTGATTCTGGGGTCGGTGCTGGGGTCAGGGCTaaggctggggttggggctgaggcCGGGGATGATACCGGACCTGGGGCTGAGGCCAGTTTTGGGACTTGTTTGGCTGGGGTCGGGGCTAGTGAGGCCGGGGATGTGGCTGAGGTCGGGGCTAGTGAGGCTGAGGCTGAGGTCAGCAGCTGTCCCAAGGGATGCCTGTGTTGCTCCGACATCCTCAGCTGTGCCGACCAGGGTCTGAAGGCGCTGCCCTCCAAGCTGCACGCATACATCACCACCCTAGACCTCAACTACAACCACCTGACTGAGTTGAAGGAGGGAAGCTTTGCCACGCTGCCCCGTCTGGAGTCCCTCCGCCTGGCTCACAACCGGCTGAAATGCCTCGAGGCCGGAACCTTCCGGAACAGCAGCTCGCTACGGCAACTGGACCTGTCGTCCAATCAGCTAGACAAAGTGGATGTGCACTACTTCCTGGAGCTGACAGGATTGGAGGAGCTGCTGCTCTTCAACAACCGCATTGTTCGGGTGGAGAGCAAGGCCCTGGCTGCGCTCGGCAACCTGCGCAAGGCCTACATCAGCCATAACCACCTCACGGACTTCCCATTCTTCTCCATCCAGGAGGACAGCCATCCCTTCCTGGCCACCATGGACCTGTCCTCCAACAGCATGTCCAAACTCCCCCTGGTGGACATCGAGACCCTGCCGGCGGCCTTGCAGAGCGGACTCTTCCTTCATAACAACACCCTGATCTGCGAGTGCGAAATGTACAACATGTTCCGGCGCTGGGAACTGAAGGGATTCACCTCCATCAGGGATTTTCGTGAGGAGTACACCTGCCTGGTGTATGGGGAACGCAAGGCCTCCGTCAAGTTTTTCCAGCACAGACGCTTCTTTGAACTGAACTTAAACTGCAGTTCGGCAGTGGCTGGAGTTGTCAGGGAGCCTGAGGGCAGCATGCTGGTGTACGAAGGAGATGGCGTGGTTCTGGACTGTCACACCACACTCAGAGGACAGCACCTGACCTACCTGTGGGTGTCGCCTCACCATGGAGCCGGTGCTCCACCGGAGAACAACGGCACTCTCCGCATGCACGCCAATGGCAGCCTGGAGATCGTATCAGCGCAGGCTGAGGACTCCGGCGTGTACTGGTGCAAGGTCTTTGACACAGTCAAGAGGAACGAGTCATGGGAGGTCAACGTGACAGTGTTGATGCGGCACGACGAGGCCGAGCCCTTCAACACGGGGTTTACGACCCTCATAGGGTGCGTGACAACACTCGTCCTGGTCCTCATGTACCTCTACCTGACCCCCTGCCGCTGTTGGTGCCGCAAGCAGCCCCCGCCGCCGGGTACCCCCAGCCCCGCCAACGACCAGTGCAGCGCCCAGTCCTCGatcctgaccccccccccactcacCACCACTGAGGGCCCAGGCCGCAAG